A region of the Vibrio rumoiensis genome:
TTTGATCACGCAAAGTTTGCATCACAAATTGAGTTTCATGACGATCCAACCATGAACGATGCACTAACATTCCTGCAGGTTTATTAACCGCGATAAAATACTCATCACGATACACCACTTCAAGCTCTATCGTTTCAACTTGTGTTTCTTCCACTGATAGTTGGTCAACCAACTCAGGGTTATCTTCTACATTCATCTAACGGTTTCATCTAATTGATTAAGAATCGGTAATAATTCATCGCGATGGGTTTTATTTACCATCGTTTGTTCAAAATAAGCACTCACTTCAAAACCAATCGGCACCTCTGATTGTGATGCAATAAGCTCGCGCATTTTAGGAATAAAAATCCACTGTAACCATTGAGTGGGTTGCAATGTATCTAAGGAAAAGGGTTGTTCACTATTTAAATCTTGTTTCGGTGGCGATTGCTCTTCCCATAAGGATAATTGAATAAGTTTATCTTCTAATTGTTCAAGTACGTCGCTTAATTCAATATATTCACTCATTTTGTTTCCACCCCTTGATATTCTTGGCATAAGATACCATTTCATAACGAATAATCTACTCGAATAAATCTGGAAGCTGATATGAATGCAATACACAACCTAAGCCAACTATTAGAACAAAGTCAGTGCCAGTTTAAAATTTTTGATTTAGGGCGACGCATTCAAGCCATTGAAATTAAAGATTTCCAGCAAGTAGAAATGGGACAAAAGCCTTACCCTTACCCGCTACAACGTCATGCCAACCTAGCAATTGCTTACTGGAATAACAGTCAGCAACCTTGGATTTGGTTCTTAAAGTTCCCTCTTGATGAACGCGGACTACTCAATCAAACCGATATTGGTAACTTTTTAAAGTATGTGACCGAAGCTTTTTCTGTCAAAGCAAGTGGCGCACTTTTAACCCAAGAACTCACCGAAGATCAGCAACAGCATTTGGCCAATAATCCATATACCTTCAAACCAAACGACGACAAAATGGCGGTTTTCCATAGTGTTATTCGAGCCGATTTAGGGTTATCCACCAGCCAATATTATGAACATGCTCAACATTATTTTACGGGTGATTTAGGTTGGAATAATTGGCAGACGGTAGGCTTACAGGGTATTACCGACATGTGTAGTCGTTTGTCAGACCAACAAAACGGCGTGGCAATACGCAAAGCATTAATCAAGCTCGCAGAAGATAACGCCAACCACCCAGCGCTCTACGCTTTACTTGGCGCTTTAGAACATGTTGAGATTCCCGACAAATTAGCACAGCGATTATCAGAACTGGCAACGCAAGAATGCGAGAAAACTCAACCCGATCTATTTTTATTATCTGCGTATGTTCGAGCCTTATCAGGCGCCGATTCACAGCAACTTATTGCTATACTTGAAAAGGTTCTCGCCGATCAAGCGCTTTGTCACGCAGAGGTGTTAATTGCGATTGCAGGCCGCTGTTGGGCACAACTGAATACCGAAGCGCGCGCGGTGAAATTTTTACTTCGTCTAGCTCAAACCAAAAACCAAGATTTATTTAACCAATTGTTTGCTGACTTGGTGATGATCCCTGATTTACGTTTTACCTTTTTGCCACTGTTAAGCCACACTCCAAGCCCTGAATTGGCGAATGCGCTTTACGCACTACAACAGCAAACCAAATCTGCTCAATAATTTCATCAGAGAACACAATGGATAAGGATAGCCAATGATAACCGACTTACTGATGATACTTGTTGTGGTGTTCATTGCTTTCCTGTTTTGGCAACAACGTCGGCAATCAGAATTAGCGCATAAAGCGATTGCTCGTCATTGTGAACAGCTGGATTTACAACTCCTATCTGTGTCGCTGTTACGTTATCAATTACGCTTACCGGACGGGCGTTTTCAGTTTCATTCTTTATATCAATTTGAATTTTCTGCCCGCGGTGATGATTATTACCAAGGGCGAGCGATCATGATTGGTTTTAAAGTCGCCAAATTTATGCTGCCACCCTATCGTATTGTCGAAAGTGACTAACTCGACATAGATTAAAGAGACCAGAAATATGCAAACACACGATGTAACACAAGAGCTACATAGAGTACTTTCTGCCATCACCGAGGAAGGCAAAGAACCAAGCGTTGCATTGGTTAAGTCTAGGCTCTCAATCCCGGTTCCTATGCCGGCAATTATTGCCACACTAAAATCGTGGAAGTCATCTCATAAAGTGCCAAAAGTAGAAGTTGCGAGTACTGAAAACACATTATCCGCAGAGGAGCGCATTGCTCAACTAGAAAAGTTAGTTAACGATTTAAGCCAACGTTTAGCGGCACTAGAAAGGAAATAACATGAAAATTTGGGTTGATGCTGACGCGTGTCCAAAAACGATACGAGAAACCATCTGTCGCGCTGCCGAACGCACCGGCATTACCACCACGTTTATTGCCAATCACTTAGTGCCAGTACCTAAACGTAACAACATCCATAGTGTACAAGTCGAAAGCGGTTTTGATATTGCTGACAATGAAATTGTGCGCCGTGTCGAAACTGGCGATTTGGTGATCACATCCGATATTCCATTAGCCGATGAAGTGATCACTAAAGGCGGACAAGCGCTCAGTTCTCGTGGTGAGCTTTATACTAAGGACACCATCAAAGCTCGTCTTAATATTCGAGATTTTATGGATACTATGCGTTCAAGTGGTGTTCAAAGCGGAGGCCCTGCGCCATTATCGCAAACCGACAAGCGTGAGTTTGCGAATCATTTGGATAGGATATTGGCGAAGAGCCGTAACTCGTAGCTCGGCCGCTGCGCTTCTCGTTACTCGAAAAAGATAACGGCAAAAGCATTCTTTAGCTCAAATAAGCGAAGCGACCTACTTCAAATGATCCCAGGATAAATTCGACACAATGCGGCAATCGTCGCATTTAAAATAGAAAATATCATGCAGCGGCGCTTCTAATTTCCAATCGCCACCACAACGAGGACAAGGTCGATTTTGCTCAGCTTGCAAGCTTTCTCCCCCCACTCGGTATAAATAATAATAAGTCGGAATTTTTGTGATGTATTCTAATCGACCACGTAGATCCCAACCTCGGCGGAATAAATCACTGTCTACTTGAGCAATTTCTTTCAAGCCAGCATGTTCCGCTTCACAAGCGCCGGCCATTTGCAATTCATCACAGGCTTGCCACTCTGTCTGCCATTTTATTAACGATTTATGATCGCCATTTAAGGTTGGCGGATTATGATACAAAGGGATCGGTCTAAACGTATCACCACAGCGTAATGGTGAGCACGAGTGGACAAAAGTGGTATATAAAACCTGCCAACTCGGTGTGTTTTGCTCATCAAATGCCACGGTTTGCTCAGAGTTGAGATCTTGGCCAAGCACTTTGACTTTAGGTGCTAATACCTTAGCTTCCGTTAATCGCTGCAAACACACTTTGACATAATCAGAATGATAATCCGCGTGTAAACTATTGGCTTCTGGGCAAATTAAGCGTGCCCGAAATTCTCCATCGCCAATAATAATCGGAAACTCTCGACCTAAAATCTGTCCGTTATAACGCAAAGCATCAAATAAGCCGTTAATTGCTTTTTCTACTGCATCAATAGTGGTGTTATCAAAACATTCAAATCGTAATTCGACTACGTACACTTAAAACTCCAACTACACTTCAGCTTGGCACTGTAATAAAAACTGCTCGATATTAGGCGATAACACATCACGTTTATCGGTACCTAGTCGCTCTAAAATCACCTCACCAGAAATATTACAAATTGAAATCACATCCAACTCGGCATCAGTGGTACCAATGAAGATGGTCGGTTTTAATTTTAAGCGACGCTGCGTCACTAAGTGGCCTAGCAGGTTTTCTTGCAGGCGAATAAAGTCATCATCACTCCACACTTGTAACAAAGTGAATGGCTTACCTTTCCAAGACAAAGTAAGATCAGCGCTATATTGAGAGCCATAGAAGGTTTTCACATCTGGATGAATAAGCAATTCAATGCCACGCTCTAAATGGCTAAAATCGGCAAGTTCATCACGCTCTTGAGGTAACCACTCAATATTTTGGCCATCGGTACGTTGCACGCAAGGTGAAGGAATGCCCTCCATTTCATTGGCGATAGGAAAACTTTGATAGACCTCCTGCCATTTATCCACAAATTCTGTGGTTAAAACCGCTAATGCCTGGGCAATATTGTGATTCATTTAGGGCTCCCTGATGACAGTTAACTTTTGATTCAGTAATATTCAAACAAAATTTCGGATAAGAGAAGTCTCATGCCCCACTCATCAAAGCAGACAAAATATGCTAATGCCAAAGAATTGCAAGGATTAACATTAGGTCAAGCGACACAATATAGCCATGACTATGATCCTAGCCTTTTACAGCCTGTCCCACGTAGCTTAAACCGCGATGATTTGGGGTTACATGATGTAACAACACTTCCTTTTGTCGGTGGCGATATTTGGACGTTATATGAGCTGTCATGGCTGAATAACAAAGGACTTCCTCAAGTTGCGATTGGTGATGTTATTTTACCCCCGACTAGCCCCAACTTAATTGAATCAAAGTCATTCAAGTTATACCTCAATAGCTTCAACCAAACTCGCTTTGAATCTTGGCAACAAGTTGAGCAAATTATCGCCCAAGACTTATCTAATTGCGCAGGAGAAACCGTAGAAGTCACACTGCATCCGCTAAGTCACTACACTCAGCAGCCTATCACGACCATGCAAGGTCAATGCATTGATGAACAAGATATTGAGATAACAAACTACCAATTCAATGAAAGTTATCTTGAAGACTCAACAGAACCTCAAGAAGTTAGTGAGTGCTTGCATAGTCATTTATTAAAGTCTAACTGCCTGATCACCAACCAACCGGATTGGGGCAGCGTTGAAATTGAATACACCGGCAAGAAAATCAATCAAGAAGCCCTATTGCGTTATCTGGTTTCGTTTCGCGAACACAATGAATTCCATGAGCAATGTGTAGAACGTATTTTTTGCGACATTATGAAGTATTGCCAACCTGAACAATTAAGCGTTTATGCACGCTATACTCGCCGTGGTGGACTCGATATCAACCCATTCCGTTCTACACATCTTGCTAAACCAAGCCAGATGACTCGAATGGCTCGCCAATAACAACGCACTGATCCCCATTCATAAATGTAGGCTTATTCTTACTTACAACTCAACAAGCTGTCACAATAATGCTAAGCTACGGATACCCAAGTGACCTGAAAATACACGACTGTGTGCACTTCAAGTGATTGGGTATCATTCATTTCGTACCGCTTCTTAGAGATATTGTAATTATGAAAAAGATCCTTTGGATATGTATCGCTCTTATGCTGACATTCAGCTCTGCGCTTCAGGCCAAGGTCTATCTTTCTCCTATTCTCAATGAAGCGCATAAACTGCTCACCGTAAACCCTGAGCAATCCCTCGAGATCACCAAACAATATATTTCTAAGCGAAAACTCGTTTCAACCAAAAGTCAGGATTACACCTTATCGAGAGAAGGCAGTGAAAAAACCATTCGCACACCTTCAACGTCAATTGAAGCTCTACAGATCATGGCGAGTGCCTACTACGCATTAGGCTCGCAAAACCTAGCGTTTATTACTTTGAAAAAAGCGGAAGCTTTAGCAAAAGAATATCAAGTTACCCAGCCATTAATCACAACCGAACTGGCCTATGCGCAATTACTTTGGCAATGGACCAAAGATCTAGAAAGGGTACAAAACCACCTTAATGAGATTTCCGCGCAAGTACAAAAAGAGACGACCAATAAAAATTGGCAGCAAGAAACCCTATATCAAATCAACATGCTACAAGCTGAGATGAATGGCTACATGGGAAATGAAGTCAAAGCCAAAACCGCCTTCCAGCAAGCTTATCATTACTTAAATAGTGCTAAAACCACGGCACTGACTATCGATTATCACTTAC
Encoded here:
- a CDS encoding YqcC family protein — its product is MSEYIELSDVLEQLEDKLIQLSLWEEQSPPKQDLNSEQPFSLDTLQPTQWLQWIFIPKMRELIASQSEVPIGFEVSAYFEQTMVNKTHRDELLPILNQLDETVR
- a CDS encoding DUF3549 family protein, with the protein product MNAIHNLSQLLEQSQCQFKIFDLGRRIQAIEIKDFQQVEMGQKPYPYPLQRHANLAIAYWNNSQQPWIWFLKFPLDERGLLNQTDIGNFLKYVTEAFSVKASGALLTQELTEDQQQHLANNPYTFKPNDDKMAVFHSVIRADLGLSTSQYYEHAQHYFTGDLGWNNWQTVGLQGITDMCSRLSDQQNGVAIRKALIKLAEDNANHPALYALLGALEHVEIPDKLAQRLSELATQECEKTQPDLFLLSAYVRALSGADSQQLIAILEKVLADQALCHAEVLIAIAGRCWAQLNTEARAVKFLLRLAQTKNQDLFNQLFADLVMIPDLRFTFLPLLSHTPSPELANALYALQQQTKSAQ
- a CDS encoding DUF3301 domain-containing protein, which translates into the protein MITDLLMILVVVFIAFLFWQQRRQSELAHKAIARHCEQLDLQLLSVSLLRYQLRLPDGRFQFHSLYQFEFSARGDDYYQGRAIMIGFKVAKFMLPPYRIVESD
- a CDS encoding YaiI/YqxD family protein, with translation MKIWVDADACPKTIRETICRAAERTGITTTFIANHLVPVPKRNNIHSVQVESGFDIADNEIVRRVETGDLVITSDIPLADEVITKGGQALSSRGELYTKDTIKARLNIRDFMDTMRSSGVQSGGPAPLSQTDKREFANHLDRILAKSRNS
- a CDS encoding Zn-ribbon-containing protein, translated to MYVVELRFECFDNTTIDAVEKAINGLFDALRYNGQILGREFPIIIGDGEFRARLICPEANSLHADYHSDYVKVCLQRLTEAKVLAPKVKVLGQDLNSEQTVAFDEQNTPSWQVLYTTFVHSCSPLRCGDTFRPIPLYHNPPTLNGDHKSLIKWQTEWQACDELQMAGACEAEHAGLKEIAQVDSDLFRRGWDLRGRLEYITKIPTYYYLYRVGGESLQAEQNRPCPRCGGDWKLEAPLHDIFYFKCDDCRIVSNLSWDHLK
- the syd gene encoding SecY-interacting protein, with protein sequence MNHNIAQALAVLTTEFVDKWQEVYQSFPIANEMEGIPSPCVQRTDGQNIEWLPQERDELADFSHLERGIELLIHPDVKTFYGSQYSADLTLSWKGKPFTLLQVWSDDDFIRLQENLLGHLVTQRRLKLKPTIFIGTTDAELDVISICNISGEVILERLGTDKRDVLSPNIEQFLLQCQAEV
- the queF gene encoding NADPH-dependent 7-cyano-7-deazaguanine reductase QueF (Catalyzes the NADPH-dependent reduction of 7-cyano-7-deazaguanine (preQ0) to 7-aminomethyl-7-deazaguanine (preQ1) in queuosine biosynthesis), with amino-acid sequence MPHSSKQTKYANAKELQGLTLGQATQYSHDYDPSLLQPVPRSLNRDDLGLHDVTTLPFVGGDIWTLYELSWLNNKGLPQVAIGDVILPPTSPNLIESKSFKLYLNSFNQTRFESWQQVEQIIAQDLSNCAGETVEVTLHPLSHYTQQPITTMQGQCIDEQDIEITNYQFNESYLEDSTEPQEVSECLHSHLLKSNCLITNQPDWGSVEIEYTGKKINQEALLRYLVSFREHNEFHEQCVERIFCDIMKYCQPEQLSVYARYTRRGGLDINPFRSTHLAKPSQMTRMARQ